Within the Acidobacteriota bacterium genome, the region GCCTCCTCTCTGCCGGCCGAAAGGGGTTGACCATGGCCTCCGTGGGTTTCCAATGACCGGCGGGAAGGACGAATGCAGCGGATTTCCAGGCTGTTCCAGACTGCCGGCTTCGGTCTCCGGGCGCCCCGCGTCTGTGGTATAGTCCGTGGCGGTTGGCGGGCTTTCCTGTAGCCAAACCCCAATTGGGAGGCTGAAGATCGTGTTCGAGACCATTGCATGGAGCGACGAAGGCGTGGTCATGATCGACCAAAGAAAATTGCCGGCCGTCGAAGAGTACCCGGTGTTCAAGACCTATGAAGAAGTGGCCCAGGCGATCAAGGACATGGTCATTCGAGGTGCACCGGCAATTGGAGTTGCCGCTGCCATGGGAGTGGCGCTTGGGGCCGAGTCCATCAAGTCCCATGACCCGGAGCGGTTTGAGCAAGCGTTTCAGTCCATTTGCGAGACCCTGGCGGCAACCCGGCCCACCGCCGTGAATCTGTTCTGGGCCATCGAACGGATGAAGGGGGTCTACCGGCGACACAAGTCCCAGGGACCCGCGGCTGTGGCTGCCGCCCTCAAGACGGAGGCCCTGCATATCCACGACGAGGATATTCGACTCAACCGCCGCATGGGAAGCCACGGGGCCGCCCTCATCCAGGACGGTTCCCGGGTCTTGACACACTGCAATGCCGGTGCCCTGGCAACCGCCGGTTACGGCACGGCGCTGGGAGTCGTTCGGGCCGCGGTGGAGCAGGGCAAGAGAGTGGAAGTGCTGGCGGATGAAACCCGGCCTTTTCTGCAGGGAGCCCGTCTAACCGTTTGGGAGCTGCAAAGGGACGAGATACCGGTCACCCTGATCACTGACAACATGGCGGGGTATTACATGAAACAGGGCCAGGTGGACTGCGTCGTTGTCGGG harbors:
- the mtnA gene encoding S-methyl-5-thioribose-1-phosphate isomerase, which gives rise to MVFETIAWSDEGVVMIDQRKLPAVEEYPVFKTYEEVAQAIKDMVIRGAPAIGVAAAMGVALGAESIKSHDPERFEQAFQSICETLAATRPTAVNLFWAIERMKGVYRRHKSQGPAAVAAALKTEALHIHDEDIRLNRRMGSHGAALIQDGSRVLTHCNAGALATAGYGTALGVVRAAVEQGKRVEVLADETRPFLQGARLTVWELQRDEIPVTLITDNMAGYYMKQGQVDCVVVGADRIAANGDVANKIGTYSVAVLAREHEIPFYVAAPLSTVDLDVPTGDQIPIEQRSPREVTHLGDKAIAPQGAPAGNPAFDVTPHRYVAAIITDAGVARPPFLDNLRVLKTGAALT